A region of Streptomyces sp. NBC_01264 DNA encodes the following proteins:
- a CDS encoding M35 family metallo-endopeptidase: MESTPTDVERNSAYAGTYIVHGRIIGQLRESFYQETLSAETIWNRIEDAFLTRPQKTEVVAFLAALSEVHWKDCWRPGYENTAILTPALVQMLEENTYQAKEIVDNSNYGDAWGTERPEVKTADFKWVTERQRKLLRSIYVNEDEAVSLYRILGEVLPWWQYHPAEELSEWLTSYLRSLKLATGKGAMEHMSPDVFVKSETIKPVDGRTYEAVAEDGFQAFIKSRQKPAPKARWRKPLNGSDNPDLSPEQVVIIDGLRNSAANMAENAMAAVQAIVDAGKASWQYETYFGKYNRQAAEAIVETYKVAANGILDFKIVNYDRNHPLKPGPEVTDSIRAFTSGSSNPIVLTGAFWKASDAQKAADLLHEITRALAGTDVGSGSGVEAAIKWADRGSGFASKCAYNYEYFARAVRNEGAAAPGVGAPQLEARELKGAKADLVEAGKTKALAYYQAALRVLGSVRPNDAANASTKMVRKWFGDIGVDERGELAGYYKKMIEEIPHAKVLRYVKGGADVLTRTTIAQTYPGERILVTGKFFDIADPGYAHRIIMHEGTHYIDAAIVDYGLANPPEAAVLELAGMKNCLTSAYTLQYFAEAAAGDR, from the coding sequence GAGTTTTTATCAGGAAACTTTGTCTGCCGAAACCATCTGGAATAGAATTGAGGATGCATTTCTCACTAGGCCGCAAAAGACGGAAGTCGTGGCTTTCCTGGCGGCGCTGAGTGAGGTCCACTGGAAAGACTGCTGGCGCCCCGGGTATGAGAATACAGCCATCCTCACGCCGGCCCTGGTGCAGATGCTGGAGGAAAACACATACCAGGCAAAAGAAATCGTCGATAACTCAAATTACGGTGACGCCTGGGGGACCGAGAGGCCGGAGGTGAAAACAGCTGACTTTAAGTGGGTTACGGAGAGGCAGCGGAAACTATTGAGAAGCATCTATGTAAATGAAGATGAAGCGGTTTCGCTGTATCGAATCTTGGGGGAAGTTCTTCCGTGGTGGCAGTATCATCCTGCAGAGGAGCTCAGTGAGTGGCTGACGTCCTACCTTCGGTCACTTAAACTGGCTACCGGGAAAGGTGCGATGGAACACATGAGTCCTGACGTATTTGTCAAGAGTGAAACCATCAAGCCGGTAGATGGTAGGACCTATGAGGCGGTCGCTGAAGACGGATTCCAGGCCTTCATCAAAAGCCGCCAGAAGCCCGCCCCCAAGGCTCGTTGGCGCAAGCCGCTGAACGGTTCCGACAATCCCGACCTTTCACCTGAGCAAGTGGTCATTATCGACGGCCTCAGGAACTCGGCTGCGAATATGGCAGAGAACGCAATGGCGGCCGTGCAGGCCATTGTTGACGCAGGGAAGGCGAGTTGGCAGTACGAAACATATTTCGGAAAATACAATCGACAGGCAGCGGAAGCGATAGTTGAGACCTATAAGGTTGCGGCTAACGGTATCCTCGATTTTAAGATTGTAAATTACGATAGAAACCATCCCCTGAAGCCAGGGCCTGAGGTCACTGACTCCATCAGGGCGTTCACCAGTGGCTCAAGCAATCCGATTGTGCTCACTGGTGCGTTCTGGAAAGCCAGCGACGCCCAGAAGGCGGCAGACCTGCTTCACGAGATAACGCGCGCACTAGCCGGAACCGACGTTGGTTCAGGAAGTGGTGTCGAGGCTGCGATAAAGTGGGCTGACCGGGGCTCGGGTTTCGCCTCTAAGTGTGCGTACAATTACGAATATTTTGCCAGAGCAGTCCGTAACGAAGGGGCTGCAGCGCCAGGGGTCGGAGCCCCGCAGCTGGAAGCCAGGGAGCTAAAGGGCGCAAAGGCGGATCTAGTAGAGGCCGGCAAAACGAAAGCATTGGCGTATTACCAGGCGGCGCTGCGGGTTCTGGGGAGTGTGAGGCCAAACGACGCAGCCAATGCCAGCACGAAGATGGTGAGGAAATGGTTTGGTGATATAGGGGTAGATGAGAGGGGTGAGCTTGCAGGCTACTACAAGAAAATGATAGAAGAAATCCCTCATGCTAAGGTGCTGCGTTACGTCAAGGGCGGCGCCGACGTTCTGACTCGGACAACTATTGCCCAGACCTATCCGGGAGAGCGCATCCTCGTCACGGGCAAGTTCTTCGATATCGCCGACCCGGGATATGCTCATCGGATCATCATGCATGAGGGGACGCATTATATTGACGCGGCAATCGTCGACTATGGTCTTGCAAATCCCCCTGAGGCGGCAGTTCTGGAGCTGGCCGGAATGAAAAACTGTTTGACTTCGGCTTACACGCTTCAGTACTTTGCCGAAGCTGCCGCTGGCGATCGGTAA